The following is a genomic window from Candidatus Rokuibacteriota bacterium.
CGTGACGTCAAGATCGGGATGTCCGCCGCGTTCAAGGGCACCCAGGCGGGCCTCGGCACCGAGCTCTGGCGCGGCGCCGCCGCGTACTACACCGAGCTGAACGCCCGCGGCGGCGTCAACGGGCGCCAGCTCGCGGTCATCGCGCTGGACGACGACTACCAGCCGGACCCGTGCGTCCGAAACACGATTCAGCTCATGGAGCAGGACCCGGTGTTCTTTCTCTCCAACTACGTCGGCACGCCGACCTTGACGCGGGCCCTGCCCATCATCAAGCGCTACGGCGACGCGATCCTGATCGCCAACTTCACCGGCGCCCAGCCGCAGCGCGAGGCGCCCTACGTCGACTTCGTCTTCAACGTCCGCGCCTCCTATCGCCAGGAGATGGCGGCCCTCGTCGAGCGCTTCTGGGCGCTCGGCGCGCGCAAGTTCGGCGTCTACTACCAGATCGACGCGTACGGCCGCAGCGGCACCGACGGCGCGGAACGCGCGCTCGCGCAGCGCGGGTCCAGGATCGTGGCCGAGGCGACGTACGTCCGCGGAGCGAAGTTCGAGGAGGACATGGGCCCGGCGGTCTCCGTGCTCCGCCAGGCGGGCTGCGACGTCGTCCTGTGCACGGGCGCCTATCAGGGCTGCGGCGCCTTCGTCCGCGCCGCGCGTGACGTGGGCTGGACCGTGCCCATCTCGAACGTCTCGTTCGTCGGCTCCGACGCGATGCTGGCGCTGCTCCTCAAGCAGGGCAAGACGGCGGGCCGCGACTACACGCGCGCGCTCGTCAACTCGCAGGTGGTGCCGAGCTACGACGATGCCGGCCTGCCGGGCGTCGCCGAGTACCGGGCGCTCATGGACAAGCACAATCCGGTCCTGCCCGAGGCGCTCCGGGACAAGACGTACGCGCCGCAGCGCTACAGCTCCATCAGCCTGGAGGGCTTTATCAATGCCAAGGTGGTCGTAGAGGGGCTGCGCCGTGCCGGAGCCAACCCGACGCGCGCGAGCCTCCGCCAGGCGCTCGAGTCCCTGCGCAACCTCGACCTGGGCATCGGCGCGCCGCTCACCTTCAGCGCCGAGCGCCACCAGGGGCTGGACAGTGTGCACTTTACCCGCGTCGAAGGCGGGCGCTGGGTGCCCGTGACCGATTGGACCGCAGCCGTTCGGGCGTGAGCCCACAGGAGATCCCCATGAGACGGCGAACGGAAGCGCAGGAAGGGGAGCAGGCTACGCCGTCGCCCGAGCGCCGGCGGCTCGGGTTGGGCCTCCTCGGCAAGATCGTCCTCTTCCTCGTGGCGGCGCTGGTACCTCTGGCCGCCGTCACGTGGTACGTCTCCGCGCGCTCCCTCAGGACCAGCATGACCGAGGAGTTCACGTCCAAGGGCGAGGCCATCGCCTCGAGCCTGGCCTCATCCGGCGTGGACCTGATCTCGACGCGCGACGCGTCCTCCGTCCAGTCGCTCGTGGACGAGTTCGCGAGAATCCGCGGCGTCGCCTACGTCATGGTGTACGACCCGCAGAAGAGGTTCATCGCCCACACCTTCTCGCCTTCGGTGCCCGCCGACATCGTGGACAAGAACATCGTGCCGGGTGACGCCCCCCGCCAGGAGCGGAACATCGAGTACCAGGACCCGGTCCGGAAGATCA
Proteins encoded in this region:
- a CDS encoding ABC transporter substrate-binding protein; translation: MSAAFKGTQAGLGTELWRGAAAYYTELNARGGVNGRQLAVIALDDDYQPDPCVRNTIQLMEQDPVFFLSNYVGTPTLTRALPIIKRYGDAILIANFTGAQPQREAPYVDFVFNVRASYRQEMAALVERFWALGARKFGVYYQIDAYGRSGTDGAERALAQRGSRIVAEATYVRGAKFEEDMGPAVSVLRQAGCDVVLCTGAYQGCGAFVRAARDVGWTVPISNVSFVGSDAMLALLLKQGKTAGRDYTRALVNSQVVPSYDDAGLPGVAEYRALMDKHNPVLPEALRDKTYAPQRYSSISLEGFINAKVVVEGLRRAGANPTRASLRQALESLRNLDLGIGAPLTFSAERHQGLDSVHFTRVEGGRWVPVTDWTAAVRA